In a single window of the Gemmatimonadota bacterium genome:
- a CDS encoding beta-lactamase family protein, whose product MKRSRKTRTRHRSRVTGHVALWALLFPIFLPAQSLAPRLDSIFVRYQGDAPGCVLGIDQGGAALVRRAWGQATIEQRVPNRVETIFEAGSVSKQVTAASIHLLAARGQLALSDDIRRYFPELPDLGTPITITDLLQHTSGLRDWGAIAELEGWPRGTRTINHGHVLAILARQHGLNHPVDAKYSYTNSGYSLLAMLVERISGTPLAEFSAREFFRPLGMTRTSWRDDYARIVMDRAQAYAKVGGQWRLDMPFENPHGHGGLLTTVDDLLRWNAALTARRLGSPDVSAAMEVPGVLRDGTPITYGGGLVMDRWRGVTQIAHSGATAGYRAYLARWPEQQLSAVLLCNAGDADATALVRQSVTTLLPLAPLPPATTRQVAAPATSRPVPRGPLTDYVGTWTSADADARWRITVEHDSLILRRTAGDRFALRAVAADSFTVGPVSIAFVRRGRAKPVVARVSIDRALGVGFVRNEK is encoded by the coding sequence ATGAAGCGATCGCGCAAGACACGCACACGTCACCGGTCACGAGTCACGGGTCACGTCGCCCTCTGGGCCCTGCTATTTCCGATCTTCCTCCCCGCCCAATCCCTCGCGCCCCGCCTCGACTCGATCTTCGTCAGGTACCAGGGCGACGCCCCCGGCTGCGTCCTTGGCATCGACCAGGGTGGCGCCGCGCTGGTGCGTCGCGCCTGGGGGCAGGCGACCATCGAGCAGCGCGTGCCGAACCGCGTTGAGACCATCTTCGAGGCCGGGTCGGTCTCGAAGCAGGTCACCGCGGCCTCGATCCACCTGCTCGCCGCCCGCGGACAGCTCGCCCTCTCCGACGACATCCGCCGGTACTTCCCGGAGCTCCCCGACCTCGGCACCCCCATCACCATCACCGACCTGCTGCAGCACACCAGCGGGCTGCGCGACTGGGGCGCGATCGCCGAGCTCGAGGGGTGGCCGCGTGGCACGCGGACCATCAATCACGGCCATGTGCTCGCCATCCTGGCACGGCAGCACGGGCTCAATCATCCGGTGGACGCCAAGTACTCCTACACCAACAGTGGCTATTCCCTGCTGGCAATGCTGGTGGAGCGTATCAGCGGGACGCCACTCGCCGAATTCTCGGCGCGCGAGTTCTTCCGTCCGTTGGGGATGACGCGCACCAGTTGGCGCGATGACTATGCCCGCATCGTGATGGATCGGGCGCAGGCGTACGCCAAGGTCGGCGGGCAGTGGCGGCTCGACATGCCGTTCGAGAATCCGCATGGGCACGGCGGGTTGCTCACCACCGTGGATGACCTGCTCCGGTGGAATGCGGCGCTCACGGCGCGCCGTCTCGGGTCGCCCGATGTCAGCGCCGCGATGGAGGTGCCGGGTGTCTTGCGTGATGGCACGCCGATCACCTACGGCGGTGGCCTGGTGATGGATCGTTGGCGCGGTGTGACCCAGATCGCACATTCCGGCGCGACGGCCGGCTACCGCGCCTATCTGGCGCGCTGGCCGGAGCAGCAGCTTTCGGCGGTACTGCTCTGCAACGCCGGGGACGCTGACGCCACCGCGCTGGTCCGCCAAAGCGTCACGACGCTGCTGCCACTCGCCCCGCTGCCGCCGGCCACGACCCGCCAGGTGGCTGCGCCGGCAACCAGCCGGCCGGTGCCGCGCGGGCCGCTCACCGACTATGTCGGCACCTGGACCTCCGCCGATGCCGACGCACGCTGGCGTATCACCGTTGAGCACGACTCGCTCATCCTCCGGCGCACTGCGGGGGATCGCTTCGCCCTCCGTGCCGTCGCCGCCGACTCGTTCACCGTCGGCCCGGTCAGCATCGCCTTCGTCCGGCGCGGCAGGGCGAAGCCTGTCGTGGCGCGAGTGTCCATTGATCGAGCGTTGGGGGTGGGGTTTGTGAGAAATGAG
- the hutH gene encoding histidine ammonia-lyase, with the protein MTTAPLFVGRPLAISDVVAVARHGTPVTLCDDARARMATSRAFIERIVAEGRVVYGVTTGFGKLANVRIAPEDVQQLQRNLIVSHAMGVGDPLSTEVVRAMLLLRAQSLAQGFSGIRIEVVELLLALLNRGVHPVIPSQGSVGASGDLAPLAHMALTLIGEGEAEYQGTRRPAAEALAAAGLAPVTLQAKEGLALINGTQAMTAIGALTVYDGQQLATACDIAAAMSLEALKGSRAPFDLRVTAVRPHPGAAETAANVLAISANSPVHASHADCDKIQDAYSLRCIPQVHGASRDGLRHAAEVVTREVNAVTDNPLVFAKDDLVISAGNFHGQPVALVMDYAKIAIAELANIAERRVEHMLDPAVSGLPAFLARQGGLHSGLMISQYTAASLVSENKVLAHPASVDSIPTSANQEDHVSMGTTAARQCAMILENSRWVIAVELLNATQALDFHAPLVPGPGVGAAVALIRSVVPPLDADRIMTGDLAAVRLLITSGKLRAAVEKAVGELR; encoded by the coding sequence GTGACCACTGCTCCCCTCTTCGTCGGCCGGCCACTCGCCATCAGCGATGTCGTCGCCGTGGCGCGCCACGGCACGCCGGTGACGCTCTGTGACGATGCCCGTGCCCGCATGGCGACCAGCCGCGCCTTCATCGAACGGATCGTGGCCGAGGGACGCGTCGTCTATGGCGTCACGACCGGCTTCGGCAAGCTCGCCAATGTGCGCATCGCACCGGAAGACGTGCAGCAGCTGCAGCGCAACCTGATCGTCTCGCACGCCATGGGCGTGGGCGATCCGCTCTCGACCGAAGTAGTCCGCGCGATGCTCCTGCTGCGCGCCCAATCGCTGGCACAGGGATTCAGCGGAATCCGGATCGAGGTCGTCGAGTTGCTGCTGGCGCTGCTCAACCGCGGCGTGCATCCGGTGATCCCGTCGCAGGGGTCGGTCGGTGCGAGTGGCGACCTGGCCCCGCTGGCCCACATGGCGCTGACGCTGATCGGCGAGGGTGAGGCGGAGTATCAGGGCACGCGCCGACCGGCCGCCGAGGCACTCGCTGCCGCCGGCCTCGCGCCGGTGACGCTCCAGGCCAAGGAAGGACTCGCGCTCATCAACGGCACCCAGGCGATGACCGCGATCGGCGCGTTGACGGTGTACGACGGTCAGCAACTCGCCACCGCCTGCGACATTGCGGCGGCGATGTCGCTCGAGGCGCTGAAGGGATCACGCGCGCCATTCGACCTCCGGGTCACCGCGGTGCGCCCGCATCCGGGCGCCGCCGAGACGGCCGCGAACGTGCTCGCCATCTCCGCGAACTCCCCGGTGCACGCCTCGCATGCCGACTGCGACAAGATCCAGGACGCCTATTCACTGCGCTGCATCCCCCAGGTGCACGGTGCCTCGCGCGATGGCCTGCGACACGCCGCCGAGGTGGTCACGCGCGAGGTGAACGCGGTCACCGACAATCCGCTGGTCTTCGCCAAGGATGACCTGGTGATCTCGGCCGGCAACTTCCACGGCCAGCCGGTGGCATTGGTGATGGACTACGCCAAGATCGCGATCGCCGAGCTCGCCAACATCGCCGAGCGGCGAGTGGAACACATGCTCGATCCGGCCGTCAGCGGGTTGCCGGCGTTCCTGGCGCGGCAGGGCGGGCTGCATTCAGGGTTGATGATCTCGCAGTACACCGCAGCGTCACTGGTCAGCGAGAACAAGGTCCTGGCACACCCGGCGTCCGTGGACTCGATCCCGACATCGGCCAACCAGGAAGACCACGTCTCGATGGGGACCACGGCGGCCCGGCAGTGCGCAATGATTCTCGAGAACAGTCGCTGGGTGATCGCCGTCGAACTGCTCAACGCCACGCAGGCGCTCGACTTTCACGCACCACTCGTCCCCGGGCCAGGTGTCGGCGCCGCCGTCGCGCTGATCCGCTCGGTGGTCCCGCCGCTCGACGCCGATCGGATCATGACCGGCGACCTCGCGGCGGTGCGGCTGCTCATCACGAGCGGGAAGCTGCGGGCGGCGGTGGAGAAGGCGGTCGGGGAGTTGAGGTAG
- a CDS encoding imidazolonepropionase, whose protein sequence is MTADHLFTGISQLVSAGGRGALRGPAMSDLEIQRDVAIAATDGKISWIGPASAWDDATTPTTDLGGRAVVPALVDSHTHIVWAGDRLADFEARAAKIPYEQILAAGGGIRHTVQRTAEASVAHLEALAAPRAAALIHGGAGTIEVKSGYGYTLEAELTSLEAIRLLHDHCPAHIVPTLLIHIPPRDESERPGYLEMVTQTLIPEAIKRRLARAVDIFIEREAFTLEDARRVFSCARDHGLAVKAHVDQFHAIGGVELAIEHGAISVDHLEASGKPQIMALGLAPTIGVLLPGVTLHLGIPAAPGRALIDAGAAVAVGTDCNPGSSPLFSPQLAMALAVRLNGLTPAEALTACTANGAAALQREGVGRLRVGMCADFLVVGSADWRDLPYTLGGSPIERMILGGREFHA, encoded by the coding sequence ATGACCGCTGACCATCTCTTCACGGGCATTTCCCAGCTTGTCTCGGCCGGCGGGCGTGGTGCGCTGCGCGGCCCCGCGATGTCCGACCTCGAGATTCAGCGCGATGTGGCGATCGCGGCGACCGACGGGAAGATCTCCTGGATCGGCCCGGCGAGCGCATGGGACGATGCCACCACGCCGACGACCGATCTTGGTGGGCGCGCCGTCGTCCCCGCCCTGGTCGACTCGCACACGCACATCGTCTGGGCCGGTGACCGCCTCGCCGACTTCGAGGCGCGAGCGGCGAAGATCCCCTATGAGCAGATCCTCGCAGCGGGGGGTGGCATTCGTCACACGGTGCAGCGGACAGCCGAGGCCTCGGTCGCGCACCTGGAGGCACTCGCCGCGCCCCGCGCGGCGGCGCTGATCCACGGTGGCGCGGGTACCATCGAGGTGAAGAGTGGCTACGGCTACACGCTCGAGGCGGAACTCACCTCGCTCGAGGCGATCCGCCTCCTCCATGATCATTGCCCAGCCCACATCGTCCCCACGCTGCTGATCCACATCCCGCCGCGCGACGAATCGGAGCGGCCGGGCTACCTCGAGATGGTGACGCAGACGCTGATCCCCGAAGCGATCAAGCGGCGCCTTGCGCGGGCCGTCGACATCTTCATCGAGCGCGAGGCGTTCACGCTCGAGGACGCGCGCCGCGTCTTTTCCTGCGCCCGCGATCACGGCCTCGCCGTGAAGGCGCATGTCGACCAGTTCCATGCCATCGGCGGCGTCGAGCTCGCGATCGAGCATGGCGCCATCTCGGTCGATCACCTGGAAGCATCGGGCAAGCCCCAGATCATGGCCCTCGGTCTCGCCCCGACCATCGGCGTCCTCCTCCCGGGGGTGACGCTGCACCTCGGGATTCCCGCCGCGCCGGGCCGCGCACTGATCGATGCCGGTGCCGCCGTCGCCGTCGGGACCGACTGCAATCCGGGGTCGTCGCCGCTCTTCTCGCCGCAGCTGGCGATGGCGCTGGCCGTGCGGCTCAACGGTCTGACTCCCGCCGAGGCACTGACGGCCTGCACCGCCAACGGCGCGGCCGCGTTGCAGCGTGAGGGCGTCGGCCGGCTCCGGGTCGGAATGTGCGCCGACTTCCTCGTCGTCGGCTCCGCCGATTGGCGCGACCTTCCCTACACCCTCGGCGGTTCGCCCATCGAACGGATGATTCTCGGCGGCCGGGAGTTCCACGCGTGA
- the hutU gene encoding urocanate hydratase, protein MTYTPLRAPRGPHRTAKGWIQEAAKRMLMNNLDPEVAEHPESLVVYGGRGKAARNWQAYHDIIATLDRLENDETLLIQSGKPVAVLKTHAMAPRVLLANSNLVPKWATWEEFDRLDQLGLMMYGQMTAGSWIYIGTQGILQGTYETFASAGAKHFGGSLAGTITVTAGLGGMGGAQPLAVTLAGGVAICIEVDQSRIERRLETRYLDVTAASLDEALRMAREARSEKRALSIGLLGNAAEVVPEMVRMGFTPDLVTDQTSAHDPMWGYLPPVRADEDLTELRSKQPAEYLARARAAMVAHVQAIITMQERGAIAFDYGNNLRAQAELGGLAGATTAYPGFVPAFIRDSFCEGRGPFRWVALSGDPADIAATDQALLELFPDDERLQKWLGWAGEKIAFQGLPARICWLGYRERDKAGLLFNQMVRDGRVSAPIVIGRDHLDAGSVASPYRETEAMLDGSDAVSDWPLLNFATGIASGAGWMSFHHGGGVGMGYSQHSGLVAVADGSDEAEQRLRLCLTNDPAMGVIRHADAGYELAKGVARTRGVDMPSLDR, encoded by the coding sequence ATGACCTACACCCCACTCCGTGCCCCCCGCGGCCCCCATCGCACCGCCAAAGGCTGGATCCAGGAAGCCGCCAAGCGGATGCTGATGAACAACCTCGATCCCGAGGTGGCGGAGCATCCCGAGTCGCTGGTGGTCTACGGCGGCCGCGGCAAGGCGGCGCGCAACTGGCAGGCGTACCACGACATCATCGCGACGCTCGATCGGCTCGAGAACGACGAGACGCTGCTGATCCAGAGCGGCAAGCCCGTGGCGGTGCTCAAGACCCACGCGATGGCGCCGCGCGTCCTGCTCGCCAATTCGAACCTCGTGCCGAAGTGGGCCACCTGGGAGGAGTTCGACCGACTCGATCAGCTCGGCCTGATGATGTACGGCCAGATGACGGCCGGTTCGTGGATCTACATCGGCACCCAGGGCATCCTGCAGGGGACCTACGAGACCTTCGCTTCGGCGGGTGCCAAGCACTTCGGCGGTTCGCTCGCCGGCACCATTACCGTCACCGCCGGCCTCGGCGGGATGGGCGGCGCGCAGCCGCTCGCGGTGACGCTGGCGGGCGGCGTGGCGATCTGCATCGAGGTGGACCAGAGCCGGATTGAGCGGCGGTTGGAGACGAGGTACCTCGACGTTACCGCCGCATCGCTCGACGAAGCGTTGCGCATGGCGCGAGAAGCGAGAAGCGAGAAGCGAGCGCTCTCCATCGGGCTGCTGGGGAACGCTGCGGAGGTGGTGCCGGAGATGGTGCGGATGGGGTTCACTCCCGACCTCGTCACTGACCAGACCTCGGCGCACGATCCGATGTGGGGCTACTTGCCCCCGGTGCGTGCCGATGAGGACCTGACGGAGCTCCGCAGCAAGCAACCGGCCGAGTACCTCGCGCGGGCGCGGGCGGCGATGGTGGCGCACGTCCAGGCGATCATCACCATGCAGGAACGCGGCGCGATCGCCTTCGACTACGGCAACAACCTCCGCGCGCAGGCCGAGCTCGGCGGACTCGCCGGCGCGACGACGGCGTATCCGGGCTTCGTGCCGGCGTTCATCCGCGATTCCTTCTGCGAGGGGCGCGGGCCCTTCCGCTGGGTCGCGCTCTCGGGCGACCCTGCCGACATCGCCGCAACCGACCAGGCGCTGCTCGAACTCTTTCCCGACGACGAGCGGCTGCAGAAGTGGCTCGGCTGGGCCGGCGAGAAGATCGCCTTCCAGGGGCTCCCGGCTCGCATCTGCTGGCTCGGCTACCGCGAGCGCGACAAGGCCGGGCTGCTCTTCAATCAGATGGTGCGCGATGGCCGCGTGAGTGCGCCGATCGTCATCGGTCGCGACCACCTCGACGCCGGTTCCGTGGCCTCACCCTATCGCGAAACCGAGGCGATGCTCGATGGCTCCGATGCCGTCAGCGACTGGCCGCTGTTGAACTTCGCGACCGGGATCGCCTCCGGGGCCGGCTGGATGTCGTTCCACCACGGCGGCGGAGTCGGGATGGGCTATTCGCAGCACAGCGGGTTGGTGGCCGTGGCCGACGGCAGCGACGAGGCCGAGCAGCGGCTCCGGCTCTGCCTCACCAACGACCCGGCGATGGGCGTGATCCGGCACGCCGATGCCGGCTATGAGCTCGCCAAGGGCGTGGCGCGCACGCGGGGCGTCGACATGCCGTCGCTCGACCGGTGA